Below is a window of Prosthecochloris sp. GSB1 DNA.
ATCCCGACTTGCTAAATTATAATACTTGATTCAACTTTTACAAACTCCGTGCGTACTCAATGACAAGAGTGCATGACGATTTTTTCCGTAAACCCGCGCTGGAACTTGCCGAAGCGCTTCTCGGCAGGATTTTCGTTCACGACACCTCCGCCGGAAAACGGTACCGCGCAAGAATCGTCGAAACCGAGGCCTATCTTGCGGCGGGCGACGCCGCCTGCCATGCCCACAAAGGGATGACCGAAAGAAACCGGGTCATGTATGCGCCCCCCGGAACACTTTATGTATATTTCAGTTATGGCTGCCATCACCTGATGAACATCGTAACCGAACCCGAAGGAGTCGCCGGCGCGGTGCTGCTGAGAGCCATGGAGCCACTGGAGGGCGTGGAGCATATGGAGCGCAACCGCAAGACAGCTTCGCGGGTGAACCTTATGAATGGGCCGGGAAAGCTCACCAGCGCAATGGAGATAACGCTCGAACATAACGGCTTGCGGCTTTCGGGCGATGCCGTCTATATCGAGGAAGGCGATCCGGTCGATCCGGCCCTGGTCCGCTCGTCGCCGAGAATCGGCATCAGCAAGGCTACGAAGCTGTCGTGGAGACGCTACGTCGCCAACTGCCCGTACGTTTCGAAACCGAGGCCCGGACCGCCGCGCGAAAAGAAGGGAGGACGGTTGGAAACTTGAAAAAAAATCTTCTTTTTTAGGCAAGTCCTTAACTATACCTGATCATGATCGGCACCCCAATCCTACCAGAAATTCGAGAGCTGATCGAGCGCCGGAATTTCAGCGCGCTGCAAAGGATATTTACGGACTGGCTTCCCGTCGATCTCGCCGAACTCATTTCCGACCTCCCCGGAAACGAGCAGGCCATTCTTTTCAGGCTCCTGCCCAAGGAAGTAGCGACCCAGACCTTCGAATATCTCGATATCGACGCACAGCAGAACCTGCTGACCGCACTCACCAAGAAGGATGTGTCGCACATTCTCAACAGCATGTCGCCCGACGACCGTACTGAAATGCTCGAAGAGCTGCCGGGAAACGTCGTGCAGGAACTGCTGCGCCTGCTCTCTTTCGAGGAATTCAAGATCGCCAAGACCCTGCTTGCCTATTCCGAGGACAGCGTGGGACGGCTCATGTCGCCCGACTACATCAGCGTCAAGAAAGACTGGGCGATCGCCCAGGTTCTCGATTATATAAGAAAGCATGGCCACGAGAGCGAAACGCTCAACGTCATCTACGTCGTCGACGACTACGGAAAACTCATCGGAGAACTCGCGTCGCGCGATCTTCTTCTCTCCCAGCCGGACAGAATCGTCAGGGAGCTCATTTCCGAGGAAAAGATCATCACCCTGACCGCGACGCAGGACCAGCAGGACGCGCTTGAAACCTTCAAGAGGTATGACCGCGTCGCACTGCCTGTCGTCGATTCGAACGGCTACCTGATAGGTATCGTCACGGTGGACGACATGCTCGACGTGGCCGAGGAAGAGGAAACGGAGGATATACAGAAATTCGGAGGTATCGAGGCGCTCGAGGAACCCTACATGGACCTGCCCCTCCTCCAGGTCATCAAGAAGAGGGGCGTCTGGCTGGTGGTGCTGTTCCTTGGAGAAATGCTCACCGCGTCGGCAATGGCCTTCTTTGAGGACGAGCTCGCCAAAGCGATCGTGCTGGCAACGTTCATACCGCTGATCATCTCAAGCGGCGGCAATTCCGGCTCGCAGGCCGCGACGCTGATCATCCGCGCACTCGCGCTGGGAGAGATAACCATCAAGGACTGGTGGAGGGTCATGCGGCGGGAGATCCTTTCCGGGCTCGCCCTCGGCGGCATCCTCGGCCTGATCGGCGTCTTCAGGGTCGTTTTCTGGTCGGTCGTGCTCGGCACCTACAACATCGAATGGATAACGGTGGGTTACACGGTCGGGGTGTCGCTCGTCGGCGTCGTGCTTCTCGGCACGCTCGCCGGATCGATGCTCCCCCTTCTGCTCCAACGCTGGGGTCTCGACCCCGCGACCTCCTCGGCACCGTTTGTGGCAACGATCGTCGACGTCGCCGGGATCATCATCTATTTCAGCGTGGCGACCATATTTCTCAGCGGCGTGCTGCTTTGAAAACCGGCTGACGGCTCGCCGCTCATCGAATGGCGCTGAAAACAATCAACCAGGGGCACCATGAGTCCGGAAAGGGAATCACTTGATTTCGATATCGTTTTTGTCGGCGCAGGCCCCGCGAACCTTTCTGCGGCGATCCATCTTCAAAACCTTGTCGAACGGCACAACGAAAGGGCGACGTCCCCGCTCGAACCGGAAATAGCAATCATCGAAAAAGGACGCTATCCCGGCGCGCACCTGCTGTCCGGAGCGATTCTCGACCCTTCGGCGTTCAGCCTTTTCATGCCCGATTTTCTGGAGAAGGGGTGCCCGCTCGAAGCTCCGGTCGGGAAAGAACACGTCTGGTTTCTCGGAGAAAAAAGAAAGCTCCGGATCCCCTATCTGCCCGAAGCCTTCCGTAACGGGGGCAATTACCTCGTCTCGCTCAGCCGTTTCGGAGCATGGCTCGCCTCAGAGGCCGAAGCCCGCGGCATCGCTCTGATCGACAATACGGCCGCAACCGGCCCGATCCTCGAAAACGGACGGGTTGCGGGAATCGTCACCGACGACAAGGGAATCGACAGAAACGGCAGGGCGATGCCGGGTTCAGAACCCGGCATGCGACTCAACGCCAGAGCCGTCGTCGTGGGAGAAGGGGCCCGCGGCTCCCTTTTCCGCCAACTCGACAGGATATTCGGTCTTCAGCCCGAAGCCGGAAAACAGATCTACGAAACCGGCGTCAAGGAGGTATGGAAAATCCCCGCCGGGCGTACAGGGGCTGGAGAAATACACCATACCTTCGGCCACCCGCTGCCGCCGGAGCTGTACGGCGGAGGCTGGCTCTACGCTTTTTCGGAAACGTCGGTCTCGCTCGGGTTCGTCACCTCGGCTGAACCCTCTTTGCCTTCGGTTGACCCGCATTACAACCTCCAGTTGTTCAAGCGCCACCCGCTCGTGCGCGACATCATCGCGGGAGGATCGATGCTCGAGTACGGAGCGAAAACTATCACTTCAGGAGGTTACGACGCCATGCCGAAACTCTTCGGCCCGGGGTTTCTCCTGACGGGCGAGTGCGCCGGGCTGGTCAACATGCAACGTCTGAAAGGGCTGCACCTGGCAATGCATTCGGGCGTTCTTGCGGCGGAAACCCTTTTCGATTCGCTGGTTTCAGGCGATTTCACGGAAAAAGCCCTGCGAACCTACGAAACGCGTTTCGAAACATCGGCCATGAAGGAGGAACTCCATGGTGCGAGGTTGTACCGTCAGGGCTTCGAACATGGCCTGTACAGAGGCCTCGTGAACGCCGGACTCAAGGTCGCCGTTCCCGCTCCGCCCTCGTCTCCCGGCGAAAACCGGCTTCTGCCCGGCGGAAAGGAATACGACAAATGGCTGCTGAAGAAAAAGGCTTTCCGACCCGACGGCGCGCTCACGTTCGGCAAAAACGATTCGGTATTCAGATCGGGAACCGTGCACGAGGAAAACCAGCCCTGCCACCTCGAGATACAACCGGAGGACGTCGCGGTCATCTGCGCCGAACGTTGCGCAGGGGAATTCGGCAATCCCTGCCAGCACTTCTGCCCTGCGGGAGTCTATGAAATCGACACGGACAGCCGGCCGCCGCTGAAAATAAACCCGTCAAACTGCCTTCACTGCAAAACGTGCGAAATAGCCGATCCCTACGGAGTCATCGTCTGGAAGCCTCCCGAAGGCGGCGGAGGACCAGGCTACAAACTCTGCTGAAGAAAGGGCCATGGTATTTTCACCGATTTTGCCCTATCATTGAGTTACATGAAAGACAGGAAACCGCGAGCGGCGCCGAAGCGCCGCCAAATTTCGCACGCTCATGCAGCAACATGTCGTAACAGGAATATCCGGGGGAGTTGATTCGGCTGTCGCCGCCTGCCTGCTCGTGGAGCAGGGATACCGTGTCAGCGGCGTGCACATCAGGGTACTCGACCAGGACGCCGACAGACTGCAGCTCGAACCTTCGCCGATGGTCGTCAGCGAACTCCAGGACTTCGCCTTCCCCGTCTACACGCTCAATCTCAGCGGCAGCTTTCGCGAAGAGGTCATCGACTATTTCCGGCAGGAGTACCTTGAAGGAAAAACACCGAACCCCTGCATGGTATGCAACCGGAAAATCAAGTGGAAAGGGCTCCTCATTGCGGCCCGAATGCTGGAGGCGGAAGCGATCGCCACGGGACATTACGCAAGAATGGCACGTGAGGGTAAACGAACCCGCCTGCTCAGGGGAGTCGACAGGCAAAAGGATCAGAGTTACTTTCTCTGGATGCTCGGCCAGGAAGAACTATCCCGCACCCTCTTGCCTCTCGGACCCTACAGAAAACCGGAAGTGCGTGCAATGGCGAAAAGATTCGGTGTCAGGGCTGCTGAAAAGAAAGAGAGCCAGGAAATCTGTTTCGTTCCGGGAAACGATTACCGCGAATTCCTGAAATCCACCATGCCCGGCCGCGGAACAGACCTCGAAGGAGGACAATTCGTCGACCCTGCGGGGAATGTCATCGGCACGCACCACGGCTATCCGTTCTATACCGTCGGACAGAGAAGAGGGCTTGGACTCTCATCGCACGAACCGCTTTACGTCAACCGCATAGAGGCCGCCGCGAACCGGGTCCATGTCGGAGGAAAATCCCTGTTGCGATGCTCAAGGCTGAAAGCGGCCATGCTGAACTGGATCGCCATCGATCCTCCCGCTGAACCGTTCAGGGCAAAGGCGCGCATCCGCTACCGTGACGCCGTTGAACCATGCACGATACTGCCTGAAACCCCGCAACTGACGGAAGTTGTTTTCGATTCTCCGAAACAGTCGGTCACGCCGGGCCAGGCTGTGGTTTTCTACCGGGAAGACGAAGTACTCGGCGGAGGCGTCATCACCGAGGCCCTGCACGATCGGACGTAACCTCCGATGGTCGCCACGCATCAAAAACCGGACAGTGGCTTCGGATGCAATCGCCGGGCAGCACCCCTGGTTGTCTGCTCATGTTCGATACCGGTTCCGCCAGGCAAATCCCGAAAAACACGCAACGAAACGATTCAACAGTTCAACAAATCAACAACTCTTCATCCATGCTCCAGCGCAAACAGTTAAACCTTGCCTTTCTCGACCTCACCGCCGGAGAAACCCAGGAAAACGATATTCTGGTGATGCTGCACGGCTACGGCAGCAACGAAAAAGATCTCATCCAACTGGCGCCGTTGCTCGACAGGGAAATGCGATTCATCAGCGTCAGGGCTCCTGAGCGTCTCGACCGTGAAATGTACGGCTGGTTCCCGCTCGAATTCACGCCACAAGGCGTCACGGCGGATCGTGAGGCTGTTCGCGAAGCAGGCAAAACGCTTGCGGTTTTTCTCCGCGGGGTCCTGGAAACATACAATCCGAGGGGGGGAAAACTCTGGCTCATGGGTTTCAGCCAGGGAGCCATCATGAGCTATCTTATAGCGCTTGCCGAGCCTTCGCTGCTGCACGGCATCATCGCCCTCTCCGGGCAGTTTCCCGAGCCCGCCCTGCAGGCCGCGCCCGACCCGCAAGCGTTCCGCGCCCTGCCGTTTCTTGTTGTTCACGGCCTGTACGACGACGTGCTGCCCGTGACGAACGGACGGTTTGCGGAACAATGGCTGACCGGAAAGATCGACGATCTGACCTACCGGGAGTATCCCGTTGGTCACTCCATACATCCCGACGCGCCGGCCGTTCTCGACGAATGGCTCACGTCGAGAAGACGCGCAACCTGAGCCTGTCCCGGCAGTACTTTCCCCGCCTTGTCGAAGAATCGGGCCGGATTGCTTATATTCATGCTTTCGCATTTTTCAGTAAATCACCTGTGACAATGAGGGAAACGCCCGCAAAACTGCTCGAAAGGAAAATACTCGTCCTGGACGGTGCGATGGGCACCATGATTCAGCGCTACAAACTCGAAGAAAAAGATTTCCGGGGCGAGCGCTTCGCGTCGCACAGCCATCCCCTCAAGGGCAACAACGATATTCTTGTCCTGACACGGCCTGACATCGTCCACGCCGTTCACTGCGACTTTCTCGAAGCCGGTGCGGACATCATCGAAACCAATACCTTCAACGCGAACAGGATATCACAGGCCGATTACGCCGCCGAGCACCTGATCGAGGAACTCAACCTGGAAGCGGCGCGCATCGCCCGAGAAGCCGCGGACGCCTTCACGGCGAAAGATCCTTCGAAGCCGCGTTTCGTTGCCGGCTCCATCGGACCGACGAACAAAACCCTTTCGCTCTCCCCCGACGTCAACAATCCGGGCTTCCGCGCGGTAAGCTTCGAAGAGGTCGTCGAGAATTATCGTCAGCAGATCGGAAGCCTCATCGAGGGAGGAGTGGACATCCTGCTCGTCGAAACGGTGTTCGACACGCTCAACTGCAAGGCTGCCCTCTTCGCGATCGAGGAGCTCGCCGGTGAAACCGGCAAAAACCTGCCGGTCATGATCTCGGGGACCATCGTCGACGCCAGCGGACGTACGCTTTCGGGACAGACGACCGAAGCGTTCTGGATATCCATCGCCCACACCCCCAACCTCCTGAGC
It encodes the following:
- a CDS encoding electron transfer flavoprotein-ubiquinone oxidoreductase; the encoded protein is MSPERESLDFDIVFVGAGPANLSAAIHLQNLVERHNERATSPLEPEIAIIEKGRYPGAHLLSGAILDPSAFSLFMPDFLEKGCPLEAPVGKEHVWFLGEKRKLRIPYLPEAFRNGGNYLVSLSRFGAWLASEAEARGIALIDNTAATGPILENGRVAGIVTDDKGIDRNGRAMPGSEPGMRLNARAVVVGEGARGSLFRQLDRIFGLQPEAGKQIYETGVKEVWKIPAGRTGAGEIHHTFGHPLPPELYGGGWLYAFSETSVSLGFVTSAEPSLPSVDPHYNLQLFKRHPLVRDIIAGGSMLEYGAKTITSGGYDAMPKLFGPGFLLTGECAGLVNMQRLKGLHLAMHSGVLAAETLFDSLVSGDFTEKALRTYETRFETSAMKEELHGARLYRQGFEHGLYRGLVNAGLKVAVPAPPSSPGENRLLPGGKEYDKWLLKKKAFRPDGALTFGKNDSVFRSGTVHEENQPCHLEIQPEDVAVICAERCAGEFGNPCQHFCPAGVYEIDTDSRPPLKINPSNCLHCKTCEIADPYGVIVWKPPEGGGGPGYKLC
- the mgtE gene encoding magnesium transporter; translation: MIGTPILPEIRELIERRNFSALQRIFTDWLPVDLAELISDLPGNEQAILFRLLPKEVATQTFEYLDIDAQQNLLTALTKKDVSHILNSMSPDDRTEMLEELPGNVVQELLRLLSFEEFKIAKTLLAYSEDSVGRLMSPDYISVKKDWAIAQVLDYIRKHGHESETLNVIYVVDDYGKLIGELASRDLLLSQPDRIVRELISEEKIITLTATQDQQDALETFKRYDRVALPVVDSNGYLIGIVTVDDMLDVAEEEETEDIQKFGGIEALEEPYMDLPLLQVIKKRGVWLVVLFLGEMLTASAMAFFEDELAKAIVLATFIPLIISSGGNSGSQAATLIIRALALGEITIKDWWRVMRREILSGLALGGILGLIGVFRVVFWSVVLGTYNIEWITVGYTVGVSLVGVVLLGTLAGSMLPLLLQRWGLDPATSSAPFVATIVDVAGIIIYFSVATIFLSGVLL
- the mnmA gene encoding tRNA 2-thiouridine(34) synthase MnmA, which encodes MQQHVVTGISGGVDSAVAACLLVEQGYRVSGVHIRVLDQDADRLQLEPSPMVVSELQDFAFPVYTLNLSGSFREEVIDYFRQEYLEGKTPNPCMVCNRKIKWKGLLIAARMLEAEAIATGHYARMAREGKRTRLLRGVDRQKDQSYFLWMLGQEELSRTLLPLGPYRKPEVRAMAKRFGVRAAEKKESQEICFVPGNDYREFLKSTMPGRGTDLEGGQFVDPAGNVIGTHHGYPFYTVGQRRGLGLSSHEPLYVNRIEAAANRVHVGGKSLLRCSRLKAAMLNWIAIDPPAEPFRAKARIRYRDAVEPCTILPETPQLTEVVFDSPKQSVTPGQAVVFYREDEVLGGGVITEALHDRT
- a CDS encoding alpha/beta hydrolase, whose protein sequence is MLQRKQLNLAFLDLTAGETQENDILVMLHGYGSNEKDLIQLAPLLDREMRFISVRAPERLDREMYGWFPLEFTPQGVTADREAVREAGKTLAVFLRGVLETYNPRGGKLWLMGFSQGAIMSYLIALAEPSLLHGIIALSGQFPEPALQAAPDPQAFRALPFLVVHGLYDDVLPVTNGRFAEQWLTGKIDDLTYREYPVGHSIHPDAPAVLDEWLTSRRRAT
- a CDS encoding DNA-3-methyladenine glycosylase, with translation MTRVHDDFFRKPALELAEALLGRIFVHDTSAGKRYRARIVETEAYLAAGDAACHAHKGMTERNRVMYAPPGTLYVYFSYGCHHLMNIVTEPEGVAGAVLLRAMEPLEGVEHMERNRKTASRVNLMNGPGKLTSAMEITLEHNGLRLSGDAVYIEEGDPVDPALVRSSPRIGISKATKLSWRRYVANCPYVSKPRPGPPREKKGGRLET